From a region of the Drosophila virilis strain 15010-1051.87 chromosome 3, Dvir_AGI_RSII-ME, whole genome shotgun sequence genome:
- the LOC6624195 gene encoding phosphatidylserine lipase ABHD16A: MSFFNYIFGPKLYMEYRGVHEPQRKMYEPGPVEKFGEQILSTLSVVWSVSYYTSPLIFTFLYRRGYFVADSMPTLAKLTTSVGLIVIISLFMRGVGRRQSRAYTSMINALTLAKVNSSSDALRRFDIDFSAWPVDFDVKALAGDAKKPTTTAIRRDSLSIATLPCELIAYVAIHTFGLSMIYPGSVKLLQKFMRPALIAGRAKLIEEDNGIRYKVKTIDSNEIDTLFIDNRNDNVGNGKTLVICSEGNAGFYEVGIMATPIALKYSVLGWNHPGFAGSTGQPQPEQDKNAIDAVVRFAINHLGFAVEDVILYGWSIGGYSTLWAASIYPDVKGVVLDATFDDVLYLAQPRMPASLGGIVRVAIRKYCNLNNAELAEKYNGPLLLIRRTEDEIIAEDNRIDTNRGNYLALSVLKYRYPNLFGSTQLSLAKALLSKQLESYSYTVAEEKLCMSRLITYASDEGKSFPMLIGADYSDEMRSQMAMFLLRKHLRDYNSSHCTQLPGEFFSIPWDIPIEHGFVFT, encoded by the exons ATGAGTTTCTTCAATTACATATTCGGGCCAAAGCTGTACATGGAGTACAGAGGCGTGCACGAGCCACAG CGAAAAATGTATGAGCCCGGCCCAGTTGAAAAGTTTGGTGAACAAATCTTGTCGACG CTGTCGGTCGTGTGGTCCGTCAGCTATTACACGTCGCCGCTGATCTTCACATTCCTGTATAGACGCGGCTACTTTGTGGCCGATTCGATGCCGACGCTGGCCAAGCTCACCACCAGCGTGGGTCTGATAGTCATCATATCGCTGTTTATGCGCGGCGTTGGTCGCCGTCAATCGCGCGCTTATACGAGCATGATAAATGCGCTGACGTTGGCGAAAGTTAACAGTTCCTCGGATGCACTGCGTCGCTTTGACATTGACTTCTCGGCCTGGCCCGTGGACTTCGATGTGAAAGCCTTGGCGGG CGATGCCAAGAAGCCAACCACCACGGCAATCCGACGCGACAGCCTGAGCATTGCCACACTGCCCTGCGAGCTGATCGCCTACGTGGCCATACACACCTTTGGCCTGTCCATGATCTATCCCGGCTCCGTCAAGCTGCTGCAGAAATTCATGA GACCCGCGTTGATCGCGGGACGTGCCAAACTAATTGAGGAGGACAATGGCATACGCTATAAGGTGAAAACAATTGATTCCAACGAAATCGATACGCTCTTCATTGACAATCGCAACGACAATGTCGGCAACGGCAAGACGCTGGTCATCTGCTCCGAGGGCAATGCTGGTTTCTATGAGGTGGGCATCATGGCCACGCCAATTGCATTGAAATACTCGGTGCTCGGCTGGAATCATCCGGGTTTTGCCGGCAGCACGGGTCAGCCGCAGCCGGAACAGGATAAAAATGCGATCGATGCAGTTGTGCGATTTGCCATCAATCATCTGGGCTTTGCCGTCGAGGATGTCATACTGTATGGCTGGAGCATTGGCGGCTACAGCACCCTATGGGCCGCCTCCATATATCCCGATGTTAAGGGAGTG GTCTTGGACGCCACCTTCGATGATGTGCTCTACCTGGCCCAGCCGCGCATGCCCGCCAGCCTGGGCGGCATTGTTCGCGTCGCCATACGTAAATATTGTAATCTGAATAATGCCGAACTGGCAGAGAAATACAATGGACCATTACTCTTAATACGCCGCACAGAGGACGAGATAATTGCCGA GGACAATCGCATTGATACGAATCGAGGCAATTATCTGGCGCTGTCCGTGCTCAAGTATCGTTATCCCAACTTGTTTGGATCCACACAGCTGTCGCTGGCTAAGGCTTTGCTCTCGAAGCAGCTAGAATCCTATAGCTACACCGTTGCCGAGGAGAAGCTGTGCATGTCACGCCTGATAACTTATGCCTCCGACGAGGGCAAATCATTTCCCATGCTCATCGGAGCCGATTACAGTGATGAGATGCGCAGCCAAATGGCCATGTTTTTG TTGCGCAAGCATTTACGCGATTACAACTCGTCGCATTGCACACAGCTGCCGGGCGAGTTCTTTAGCATTCCCTGGGACATACCCATTGAACATGGCTTCGTGTTTACTTAA
- the VhaM9.7-a gene encoding V-type proton ATPase subunit e 2: MGAAFFPVLFFTAVWGAVGIGMPIMTPKGPHQNLIRCILMLTAACCWLFWLCCYMAQMNPLIGPKLKRHALAMIAKSWDNQLADG, from the coding sequence ATGGGCGCTGCATTCTTtccagttttgtttttcacggCCGTCTGGGGAGCTGTGGGCATCGGTATGCCCATTATGACTCCGAAGGGCCCGCACCAGAATCTAATACGCTGCATTCTGATGCTGACCGCGGCCTGCTGCTGGCTCTTCTGGCTCTGCTGCTACATGGCCCAAATGAATCCGCTGATTGGCCCAAAACTAAAGCGTCATGCCCTCGCCATGATTGCCAAGTCGTGGGACAACCAACTGGCAGACGGCTAA
- the LOC6623927 gene encoding zinc finger matrin-type protein 2, producing MTMRPDDHRRKWDKNEYQKLAQERLLNQTAPKDEEPVQRENLKRRDYKVDLDSKLGKSVVINKNTPTSQSGGYYCNVCDCVVKDSINFLDHINGKKHQRNLGMSMKVERSTVDQVKDRFQQNKQKMAEKQKDYELEKRLREAKEEEDRYKEHRKEKRKERKRKAEENDEFAAGLPDDMAAIMGFSGFGGSKKNS from the exons ATGACGATGCGACCAGATGATCATCGCAGAAAATGGGACAAGAACGAATATCAAAAACTGGCACAAGAGCGCCTGCTCAACCAGACTGCACCAAAGGACGAGG AGCCAGTGCAGCGGGAAAACCTGAAGAGACGCGACTACAAGGTTGACCTGGACAGCAAATTGGGCAAAAGCGTTGtcattaacaaaaacacacCTACCTCACAATCGGGCGGCTACTATTGCAATGTTTGCGACTGTGTTGTCAAGGATTCCATCAATTTTCTGGATCACATCAATGGCAAGAAACACCAGCGTAATCTGGGCATGTCGATGAAGGTGGAGCGCAGCACCGTTGACCAGGTGAAAGATCGCTTTcagcaaaacaaacagaaaatggCCGAGAAGCAAAAAGACTACGAGCTGGAGAAGCGGCTGCGCGAGGCCAAAGAGGAGGAGGATCGCTACAAGGAGCACAGAAAAGAGAAGCGAAAAGAGCGCAAACGCAAGGCCGAGGAGAACGATGAGTTTGCGGCCGGCCTGCCCGACGACATGGCCGCCATAATGGGCTTCTCCGGGTTCGGCGGCTCCAAGAAAAACTCATAG